The window CTTTAGTCGTCGTCTTTCCATTACTACCTGTTACCCCAACAACTTTAACGTTTAGTTGATCGCGGTAACTACTCGCTAAATTTTGCAGAGCTTCAATCGTGTCGTCTACCAAAATGAGAGGCACATCTTTAGGCGGAGATGGTTGGTCTTTTTGCCAAAACGACGCAACTGCTCCTCTTTCTTTTACGGCTTTCTCTGTAAAAACATGCCCATTAAAATTTTCCCCGACAATTGGAACATATAAACATCCAGTTAATTCTTTTCTTGTATCATTTGCAACACCTTTTATGTTCAACTGTTCAAATTTCGAAGCAAGTCCTTCACCTTTTGACATTTGCTCCACTTGCTTTAATGTTCTATTTATCATTTTTTCGGTCTCCTTATTACTAGAAAGGGATGCTTATATACGAAGCATCCCCTTGCAATTATTAAAATGTATGTTTGATTTTTTGCTTTTCTGCATGGCGCTCTAGTGCAAGGTTTACTAATTTTTCAATTAATGAAGGATAATCTACTCCTGTATTTTGCCATAAAAGCGGGAACATACTAAATGGTGTAAAACCAGGCATTGTATTTACTTCATTTATATACAATTTTCCTTCTTTCGTTAAGAAAAAGTCCGCTCGTACAAGACCTGCTCCATCAATTGCTTTAAAAGCTGTTACAGCCATTTCACGAACTTGTTTATCAATAGATTCATCGATTTCAGCTGGGATAATCATAGCTGTATCCCCATCTTCATATTTTGCTTTGTAATCGTAAAAGTCTTTTTTCGCTACAATTTCTCCTACAACAGAGCATTCTGGCTCATCATTGCCAAGAACACCGATTTCGATTTCACGTGCTCCAACAAGTCCTTCTTCAATAATAATTTTACGGTCAAAATCGAATGCCTCTTTAATCGCTTCCGCTAATTCCTCACGGTTATTTGCTTTACTGATACCAACACTTGAACCTAAGTTTGCAGGTTTTACGAAACACGGATAGCCAAGTTGTTCTTCCACTTCACTGTAAACCTTGTCAGCTTCTTTTTCCCACTCTATACGAAGATAATGAACATAATTGACTTGTGGAAGTCCAGCTTGTGCATAAAGGTTTTTCATAATGACTTTATCCATACCTGCCGATGAAGCTAAAACTCCGTTCCCAACGTAAGGTAAATTCAATACTTCTAATAATCCTTGTACTGTTCCGTCTTCTCCGTTTGGACCGTGAAGTAGTGGGAAAATAACAGTACATTGGTTTTCACTTTTTGTATCTTGCAACACCATTGGAGCACTTGAAGTTCCTTCTTCTAGCAACTGTAATTCTTTTACATTTTCTACTGGAGCATTGATTTGGTTTCCTCTAACCCATTCACCGGTGTCCTTAATATATATTGGATGTACTTCAAATTTATCCATGTCTAATGCTTTCGTTACAGCTAATGCTGTTTGTAGTGATACTTTATGTTCGGCTGATTTTCCACCATATAATAGATGTAGTTTTGTTTTCATGCCGGTCCCCTCGATTCCTCTATTTTAAAAGCGATTTTTTCATTATGTTTTTTCGATTTATTATAGCACTTTCCTATACAATTTCGAAACTTCTACTTATATTTCCGTACGTTGCGATTTTAAAACATCAATCACTATTTATTTACTATATGAATATATAGCTTGTTAGGATAATATGGGGATTTTTTCGTATTCCACATATTCCGACAAAATCTTTCCCTGGGAAATAATTTGGTATTTCCTTTATTAAAGGCTGTGTTAGAACACCGCTGTTGATTACCGCGCATACCTGCGCTTTCCGCGGGCGGGCCGGGAGCCTCCTCGGCGCTAGCGCCTGTGGGGTCTCCCGCTCCCCGCTTTTCCCGCAGGAGTCTACGGTATGCGCGAAAATCAACCGCTGGTTATGGAATCTAATCAACAAATTTATTTTTAACATAGCCTTATAATAAAAACACTCGTTCTCCACTATTGAGGAACGAGCGCCGTTATGGTGATTACCATGTGATTTTATGAGCCGAAATGTTTTTTGGTGAGACAGCATATAGGTGGTCACCGATGTATAAGACTCGATGAATGTCTTCTTCCCATGATTCATAATAACTTCTTTCACTCTTTGAATGTGAAATTTCTAAGTGGCGGGTAAATCCTTTTTCTAAATCTATACCATATACAAAAGCACCTTGGAAATCTAATCGATAATCGTATTTACTACCTTGTTCATAGATTACGATTGGGAATGCAAAAATGTCTTTTTCTTTATGAAATAGTAATGCTTTATGATCATAGTTCAGTTGTGAATAAGTTGCTCTTCCACCTATAATTTCGGTGAACTTTTCCTTTGGGTCTGTAGGGTCAGAAACGTCAAATAGTGATAGTTTTACTCCATCTTGAACAACAAATGGTCTATTGTCGTGTCCTTTTTCAAGTGTAGTATTGTACCCAAAGCCAATTAAATGATTTTCATCATATGGGTGTAAATAATTACTGAAACCAGGTATCTTTAATTCCCCTAGAACTTTCGGGTCTGTTGGATTGCTCAAATCAAATACGAATAACGGATCTACTTCTTTGAATGTAACAACATAAGCTTTTTCGCCCATGAACCTTACCGAATAAATTCGTTCACCACGCGCTAAATCTTCTACACTTCCAATTACCTCAAGAGTTTGGTCCATTACAAACAAATGATTGCCTGATGGAGCGGTTTCATCCCACGCATTCCCCGTTGTCGTTGCAACTCGGAAATGTCCTTCAAATTCATCCATGGAAAATTGATTTAATAATCTACCAGGCACCGTACCTGTAGCCTTGTATTCTATATTCGATTTATCTACGTTGAATTTATAAATTTCTGTTTCCGTATGGTCAAACCAATGGCCAATTCCATCAAATTCTGGATAAGTAGGAACCGTAATATATAAGGTTGAACGAGACATAAATATTTCATTTCCGCTTCCAACGTACGTTACCGTATTAACTTTTTCGTTTTGCTTTTTTATGTTGATTGCTACTATGTTCATAAAATTCGGTTCGGTTGAGCCAGGAATATGGTATATTTTCTCGTAGTCCACGTATTCCAATTCTTCTTTCTTGTCTTCACCATTGAGTGATGTAGAAATACGAGGTCTTAAGTCTACTTCTATATCCTCTTTTAATGTCCATACGTTCGGGTAATGATTCGTTATTAGATAAACATAATCGTCTACCTTTCTCGTAGATAGTAAATTACCTTCTATTGTAGTACTTTGTATTTCTTTAAGTTCTTTTTTATTGGAAAAATCATAAACAATTGCTTTGGCAGCACTGTACATTGGCATTATCGGCATAATGCCAACATCACCTCTTGTTGGGTAATGGGATGCCCCACCATACTCGTATCCGATAACTACTACATGTTCTTTGTCTACATAAAGTTGACTAGGAGTGAAATTGTTATAACGTACTTCTGTTGTATGTTCAATTTTTTCAGGAGCGTTCACTTTAAAAATGGTTAATTTATTATCCATAATTTGATAAATAAACGTTCCATCTGTTTTTACGATATCCCCTTCATCTACTCCCGCTACTTGAACATTCGTTTCGGAAAATTCACTACTTTGTGGAGTAGCAACTTCTCCGTCAGAATCATCCATAGCCTCACTTGACATGTCGCTTCCTGCTCTTCCCATAGAGAAACCACTAAAAAGCCCCTTTTCCACTGTTTTTTCCATACTTGCTAAATGGTTTTGGAAAAGTGAGTTTAGTTGTTTTTTGTTTTTAACCGATTGCAATGTTTCATGTATATTAAATTCTACTTTCATTTCTTCCTTAATCGGTTGACCGTTTTTTGCTTTAACACCTTTGGAAACAACGATACTGTATGGTCCGTTCTTTAGTTCATAGCCGTCTTTAGGTGGATGTACTGTAATGATGCGATTATCTAGGAGTTCTATATGAACATCGATATTCTTTCCTTTGCGGTTTTGTATAAAAACAGTAGATGAATTAACGGTAGATTCTTTTAAGCTCTCGGAAAAAGCAAAAACCCACTTCTTATTCGGTAACACATCGATCGCTTCTTCACTGTTGCCAATACCGTTTATCATATAAGGCTTTGCATTAAAATACCAAGCACCTATACTTACGCACAAAGCTACGATTACAAACAAAAATACAAACCCTGACCTCTTCATCCCGTCCATATCCTCCTTCAATATTACAAATACGTTACAGGTGCCAGGCACTTTTAACATGTTTGTAATATATGGTTCTGTAGGATTAGACGAGGGGTGGGTGGAAATGTTACATGGTTTGAGGATGAATTTTTGTATTTTACTGTTCCCAATTATATAGTCGTTCGTCTAACCTATTAAAAAGGGGGAGAGCCATTGAATAGCAAAGAGAATTTCTTTGAACAGTTATATTTAGAATATAGTGACCAAGTGTATAGTTATGTATTTTTAATGGTTCGAAATGCAGCAGTTTCTGAGGATATTACGCAAGATACTTTTGTGCAAGTTTATCGGAAACTTGATACTTTTCAACAAAGAGCTTCCATCTCAACTTGGATTATATCTATTGCTCGTAATAGAACGATTGATTACATAAGAAAGCAAAAGAAATTCATATTTTTTTCTATAGAAAAAAGTGTAATCAAAGACAATAATCCTACTCCAGCAGAAATAATAGAGAAAGGGGAAGCCGTTGTTGCTCTATTTGAAGGCATCAAACAATTAAAGTGGGAATATCAAGAAATATTAATCTTGAGAAAAATAAAAGAACTATCTATGGAAGAAGCTTCTCAAATAACAGGATGGTCTATTAGTAAAGTAAAATCCACTACCACAAGGGCTCTTGCAGCGTTACGAAAAGTGATGAAGAAGGAGGAGGAACGGTTATGAGTCAATTTTTTGATAAAGAGTTTAAAGCCTTACAGTCCATCTCTAGGTCTGAAGAAAAGAAAATTTATTCATTCTATGAAATTAATAAAAAGAAACGCATAGAAGAAAAATCGAAATCGTCCTGGAATCGAAACCTTTTACTACCTTTAACTTCTTTACTAGCTATTTTGATTATAACCATTTTTGCAGGTACGAACCTCCTCCAAAAGTCGGCTCAACTCTCAGAAGACCATTTTATGCACGGAATCTCTTCTTCACAAATTATGAATACGTTCGCAGCACCTTCTGAAAACATAAACTCTTTTAAAGCGAGACAGCAAGAAGGCATGCCTCTTACAGGTGTACGAAGATATGAGCCATCAAGCCAGTGGCATATTCTATTAGTAGAAGCTTTTTCAAACGCCGAAGCAACAAGCGTAACTATAAATGACAATCCACATATAGACTTCTTAATTCAGTTAGAAGGAAAACGACCATTACAACTTAAACTTTGGCTTTATCCAGATGGGACTGGTTACATTCGTCAACATGGATCAAGTGAAATTTATCAATTAAAAGAAGGAAACGTTATTCAACTAATTATTGCATTCAACGACTTAATATCAATGGAGGGATAATTTTTGAACGAAAAAGTAAAATTTTTTAAACCACTTGGGTTTATAACTATTTTGATGTCATGTATACACCCTTTAGGGTTTATTGATTCTATATCAGTCTTTTATACGATGCTTATTACTGGAAATCTATTAATGATGATCCCTTTAGTAATTGACTCCCGTTCATAATTACGGTTCGTTTATTGAAAAACAAATATTATCGTTTAATGTACAATAATAAGTTCGTTAATTAAGGTATAGTAATAAAGATAAAGTACCTATCATTCGTTTTTCGTATAGTAGTCATACACCATGAAACGGACTCAACTGATAAAATTATAGTAAAAAAACAAAGGTTGACCCATTTAACTTAGGTCAACCTTTTTCCTTTTATCCTTATGCTTTTTCCATCTCACCTAATATTTCTAACTGCTTCTTATCAATTTTCCCTACTGCTGTTTTCGGTAATTCGGTCAGAAATATAATTAATCTCGGAATCTTATAACCTGCCAAAGCAGAACGACAATACATTTCTATCTCCTTAGTTAATAAAGGAGCTGAATCTTCTTTTACTATAAAAGCAGCAACCACTTCTCCCCACTGCTCATCTTTCAAACCGACTACTGCTACTTCTTTTACATACTTATGTTCTGCGATTACATGTTCCACTTCTATAGGATATACATTTTCTCCACCTGTAATAATCATATCTTTTTTACGACCGACAATATAAAAGAAACCATCTTCATCTTTTTTACCCAAGTCCCCTGTATGTAGCCATCCTTTTTTTATTGCTTCTCGAGTCGCGTCAGGACGATTCCAATAATAATGAAAGACGTGTGATCCTTGAATAATAATTTCTCCAACTTCCCCATTATTAACTTCTAGTCCTTCTTCATCCACAATCTTCACTTTATTATAGAGCATCGGTTTTCCGACCGAGCCTCTTTTCCTTTTTACATCTTTTGGATCAATATAAAAATTATTCGGTCCGGCTTCGGTTAGTCCATATCCTTCTTTAAACTGCAATCCTTTTTGTTCAAAAGCTTCATAAATTTTATAGGAGCAAGGTGCACCACCAGATAAAAATGTGTGCATAGAAGGAAAGTGACTCTCACGGAATTCCTGCGTTTCAATCATAAAATGGTACATAGTTGGTACAAAAATGGCAATAGTTATAAAGTATTTGTTCAGTAAACGAATTGCCTCTACCGGGTCAAATTTATCTCCAATAACAACCTTTCCACCAATATGCAATACAGGGAGCGTTAATACATTCAGTCCACCTGTATGAAACATCGGTAGAAAAGTTAAGGTTGTATCGTTAGCCGTAATATTCCAACTGTTGATAGTATTAATTGTATTATAAAAAATAGATTGATGAGAAAGCACTACTCCCTTAGGCTTTCCTGTTGTACCGCCAGTATAAATTATCGCTAATGGACAATCTACCTCTATTTCTGTGTATTCTCTATAACCGATATTAGTAATCCAACTACTATATGTCTTGTCCTCTACACTATATGCTTTATCCATATATTTTTTTATTATGAAGTGACTCGTGTCCCTAGTATAAAAGAGCAATTTTGGTTTACAATCTTCTAAAACCACATGCACTTCATTTGAAGATAGTCTCCAGTTCATCGGCACAAAAATTGCACCAATTTTCATACATGCAAAAAGTATATCTAGGTAACAAATGGCATTTGGAGAAAATAACGCAACTCGATCTCCCTTTTCGATACCTTGTTTTAATAAAGAACATGCTAAATTTTCGGCTCTTCTATTTAATTGACTGTACGTCCACTCTTCTCCCGAAGCCCCATTAACAATGGCCACTCTCTCTGGGGTAATACGAGCTCGATTTGTTAACCAATCAGTATCCCAGCTCATCTTACCTCCTCCTTTACCATCAACTTATAATACAAGAATAATAGATAAAAGTTGCATATGAGTTACACAGAAAAGCGGAGGGCGCTCGCTCTGCGACGTAAAAACTGGAGCACTCCGTAATGAGATAAAAGAAAGCGGCGGACACCCTCGAGCAGTCAGAAAAAAAGCTGCCCCCCATCTTTATTCAAGATAGAAGCGCAGCTCTATTTACATCATAATTCCGCCATCAACGTGTAGTGCTGTACCGTTCACATAATCAGCATCATCCGAAGCTAAATATAAATAGGCTTTTGCAATATCTGCTGGATTTCCAAGTCGTTGAAGTGGAATAATACTTCTCATTTTATCTAACACATTCTCCGGTACTTTTGCAACCATGTCGGTCTCAATAAATCCGGGTACTACTGCATTAACATTAATACCTTTGCCACCATATTCTTTTGCCCAAGATTTTGTCATCCCAATTACACCTGCTTTTGTAGCAGCATAGTTGGTCTGACCGACGTTACCGTATACTCCAGACACACTAGATGTAGAAATAATCTTCCCCTTACTTTGCTCTAACATTTTTGGAATTACCGCTTGAGTACAGTAGAAAACACCAGTTAAGTTTACATCGACTACTTTTTGCCACGCTTCTGGAGTCATTTTATAGAGCATAGCATCTGAAGTAATACCTGCATTATTTACTAAAATATCAATGCGCCCAAATTGCTGGATAGTTTGCTCCACCATTTTTTGTACACTAGATTGGTCTGCCACATTCACGTGAACTGCTATGGCATTCCCTCCAAATTCATTCATATCCGCAACCACTTTTTCAGCAGCTTCTAAATTATAATCTGCAACTACGACATTGGCTCCCTCTTTACCAAAAGTAAACGCAGCCTCTTTTCCTATTCCGTTTCCTGCTCCTGTAATGATAGCTGTTTTATCTTGTAATCGCATTATTACTCCCCCTGTTTTCTCAAAAACGTTATCATATTATTGATTAACTGATGTATATCATCTATTAGAGGTGAGTGACCGCAACCTTTTAAATAAACCAATTCTCCATTATCCCCTAAATCCTCTTTTATTTCCTTCGTCATTTCTGGTGAAATAACTAAATCGGAATCTCCAGCTAAAATTAGAATAGGTTTTTTTATTTTTTCTACCTCACCAGTTCCTTCTACCAATCCATTATGAACCGTACTTATATTAAATGTATTTAAAGCTTGATATACTTCTGTTAAATTTCTTTGTGTCATCATATCTTCTAAATATTCATCATACTGTTGCTCACTAGGCTGATTCATTGTATAAATTAACATGTTCCATATATTTTTCAGAAAAGCTTTGTCTCCTTTAGCATACGCTTCTTGGATAGGTATAGATTTTGTGGCATCTTTTTTCACTTCTTCTAAGGTAGCTAACCTTACCCATTCTCCTGTTTCATTTACCGTCATAAATGGGTAGCCACGAGTAGATCCTGAAGCTAAAAGGATAACCTTATTTACATCGTCTGGGTAATCAATCGTATATTGTAATGACACCACTCCTCCAGTGGACCAACCCACAAGAGTAATGTTCTTTAATTCAAGTGAATCTACTAACCCTTTCATATCATCAGAAAAATCTTTTATTCTAGTAACTGGAGTTTTATAGGAGGAAGCTCCGAACCCTCTCATATCTATAGCATATAGCTTATATTCAGAAGGAAAGGCTTCCATTAAAATGTCCCAATGTTTAGAAGATGTCATATTTCCATGAACGAGAAGTATAACCTCTACTCCTCCTTCACGCTCACGGTACGCAATAGTTTCCCCATTACTTAATTGAACCTCTTTTAATGTAGATGTAAGCATACTAGATATCCTCCTTTTCACTTCCCCACTTTATGACCGACGCACCCCAAGCATATCCAATCCCAGCACTTACAAGGACAACTATATCCCCATTTTTAACTTTCCCTTGCTCTAAAGCGAGCTGCAAAGATAAAATTTGATCAAACTGGCCCATGTGGCCATAGTCTTGTAAATAAATAGTTTGATCTTCTATGAGACCTAACTCCTTTAACATATAGTCATGTGCTGATTTCTTCATATGCAAGATAGCTAGATAATTAATATCTTCTCTATCGTATCCGCTTTTTTGAAGTGCCATGTCCACTACTTTAATGAAATTAACTAATGACTTCTCCTCCAAACGTTGCTTCATTCCCT is drawn from Bacillus alkalisoli and contains these coding sequences:
- a CDS encoding D-alanine--D-alanine ligase — its product is MKTKLHLLYGGKSAEHKVSLQTALAVTKALDMDKFEVHPIYIKDTGEWVRGNQINAPVENVKELQLLEEGTSSAPMVLQDTKSENQCTVIFPLLHGPNGEDGTVQGLLEVLNLPYVGNGVLASSAGMDKVIMKNLYAQAGLPQVNYVHYLRIEWEKEADKVYSEVEEQLGYPCFVKPANLGSSVGISKANNREELAEAIKEAFDFDRKIIIEEGLVGAREIEIGVLGNDEPECSVVGEIVAKKDFYDYKAKYEDGDTAMIIPAEIDESIDKQVREMAVTAFKAIDGAGLVRADFFLTKEGKLYINEVNTMPGFTPFSMFPLLWQNTGVDYPSLIEKLVNLALERHAEKQKIKHTF
- a CDS encoding beta-propeller domain-containing protein, with the protein product MKRSGFVFLFVIVALCVSIGAWYFNAKPYMINGIGNSEEAIDVLPNKKWVFAFSESLKESTVNSSTVFIQNRKGKNIDVHIELLDNRIITVHPPKDGYELKNGPYSIVVSKGVKAKNGQPIKEEMKVEFNIHETLQSVKNKKQLNSLFQNHLASMEKTVEKGLFSGFSMGRAGSDMSSEAMDDSDGEVATPQSSEFSETNVQVAGVDEGDIVKTDGTFIYQIMDNKLTIFKVNAPEKIEHTTEVRYNNFTPSQLYVDKEHVVVIGYEYGGASHYPTRGDVGIMPIMPMYSAAKAIVYDFSNKKELKEIQSTTIEGNLLSTRKVDDYVYLITNHYPNVWTLKEDIEVDLRPRISTSLNGEDKKEELEYVDYEKIYHIPGSTEPNFMNIVAINIKKQNEKVNTVTYVGSGNEIFMSRSTLYITVPTYPEFDGIGHWFDHTETEIYKFNVDKSNIEYKATGTVPGRLLNQFSMDEFEGHFRVATTTGNAWDETAPSGNHLFVMDQTLEVIGSVEDLARGERIYSVRFMGEKAYVVTFKEVDPLFVFDLSNPTDPKVLGELKIPGFSNYLHPYDENHLIGFGYNTTLEKGHDNRPFVVQDGVKLSLFDVSDPTDPKEKFTEIIGGRATYSQLNYDHKALLFHKEKDIFAFPIVIYEQGSKYDYRLDFQGAFVYGIDLEKGFTRHLEISHSKSERSYYESWEEDIHRVLYIGDHLYAVSPKNISAHKITW
- a CDS encoding RNA polymerase sigma factor, translated to MNSKENFFEQLYLEYSDQVYSYVFLMVRNAAVSEDITQDTFVQVYRKLDTFQQRASISTWIISIARNRTIDYIRKQKKFIFFSIEKSVIKDNNPTPAEIIEKGEAVVALFEGIKQLKWEYQEILILRKIKELSMEEASQITGWSISKVKSTTTRALAALRKVMKKEEERL
- a CDS encoding class I adenylate-forming enzyme family protein, coding for MSWDTDWLTNRARITPERVAIVNGASGEEWTYSQLNRRAENLACSLLKQGIEKGDRVALFSPNAICYLDILFACMKIGAIFVPMNWRLSSNEVHVVLEDCKPKLLFYTRDTSHFIIKKYMDKAYSVEDKTYSSWITNIGYREYTEIEVDCPLAIIYTGGTTGKPKGVVLSHQSIFYNTINTINSWNITANDTTLTFLPMFHTGGLNVLTLPVLHIGGKVVIGDKFDPVEAIRLLNKYFITIAIFVPTMYHFMIETQEFRESHFPSMHTFLSGGAPCSYKIYEAFEQKGLQFKEGYGLTEAGPNNFYIDPKDVKRKRGSVGKPMLYNKVKIVDEEGLEVNNGEVGEIIIQGSHVFHYYWNRPDATREAIKKGWLHTGDLGKKDEDGFFYIVGRKKDMIITGGENVYPIEVEHVIAEHKYVKEVAVVGLKDEQWGEVVAAFIVKEDSAPLLTKEIEMYCRSALAGYKIPRLIIFLTELPKTAVGKIDKKQLEILGEMEKA
- the fabG gene encoding 3-oxoacyl-ACP reductase FabG, giving the protein MRLQDKTAIITGAGNGIGKEAAFTFGKEGANVVVADYNLEAAEKVVADMNEFGGNAIAVHVNVADQSSVQKMVEQTIQQFGRIDILVNNAGITSDAMLYKMTPEAWQKVVDVNLTGVFYCTQAVIPKMLEQSKGKIISTSSVSGVYGNVGQTNYAATKAGVIGMTKSWAKEYGGKGINVNAVVPGFIETDMVAKVPENVLDKMRSIIPLQRLGNPADIAKAYLYLASDDADYVNGTALHVDGGIMM
- the phaZ gene encoding intracellular short-chain-length polyhydroxyalkanoate depolymerase, with the translated sequence MLTSTLKEVQLSNGETIAYREREGGVEVILLVHGNMTSSKHWDILMEAFPSEYKLYAIDMRGFGASSYKTPVTRIKDFSDDMKGLVDSLELKNITLVGWSTGGVVSLQYTIDYPDDVNKVILLASGSTRGYPFMTVNETGEWVRLATLEEVKKDATKSIPIQEAYAKGDKAFLKNIWNMLIYTMNQPSEQQYDEYLEDMMTQRNLTEVYQALNTFNISTVHNGLVEGTGEVEKIKKPILILAGDSDLVISPEMTKEIKEDLGDNGELVYLKGCGHSPLIDDIHQLINNMITFLRKQGE